Within Sorangiineae bacterium MSr11367, the genomic segment ACGTGCGCAGGTGATTGCCGGCGTCGGCTCCAACTCGACCCGCGAGGCGATCGACCTCGCGCGTGCCGCCGAACGCGCGGGGGTCGACGTGGTGATGGGCGTCGTGCCCTACTACAACAAGCCCACGCAGGAAGGGCTCCGCCGCCACTTCCTCGCACTGGCCAAGGCGGTCTCGGTGCCGCTCATCATCTACAACATCCCGTCACGCACGGGCATCGACCTGAGCGCCGATACGATGGTGCGCATCGCCTCGGAAGCCTCCAACGTGATCGGCGCGAAGGAAGCGACCGGCAACGTGCTCCGCACGCAGGAGTTGGCCCGCCGCCTGGGGCCGCGCTTCGCCATCCTCAGCGGCGACGACGCGCTCACCCTGCCGATCATCGCGGCCGGTGGCCGGGGCGTCATCAGCGTCACCTCCAACGTGCTCCCGCGCGAAGTCGCGCAGGCGACGTCGCTCGCGCTGTCGGGCGATCTGGCCCGGGCACGTGCGGCGCACCTCGCGCTTCTGCCCGTGCACGAGTCGATGTTCATCGAGGCGAACCCCGGCCCCGTGAAAGCGGCCCTCGCCGCACGCGGGAAGATCAAAGAGGTGGTTCGCAGCCCGCTCGCACCGGTGGGCGAGAGCACGCGCGCCACCGTCGTCGCCACCATCGACGCCTACCTCCGGGAATCCGCGGCATGACCAGCGCGCCGCGGACGCGCGTGGCCATCGTCGGGTCGGCCGGAAAAATGGGGCAAACGTTGGTGCGTCTCGCCAACGAGGATCCCGAGTGCGAGTTGGTCGCCGTCCTCGATCAGGGCGACGCGATGAGTGCGCTCGCCGCGTTTCCCGGCGCGGTGGCCATCGAGTTTTCCAGCCCGGCGGGCACGCGTGCATTGGCGGAGATCGCACCCAGCGCGGGCGTCTCCATCGTGAGCGGCACCACGGGCCTGGACGATGTGGCGGTGCGCGCCCTCGACGCGGCAAGCCGCACGGTGCCCGTCTTCACCGCCGCCAACATGAGCATCGGCGTGCACGTGCTCGGGGTCCTCATCGAGCGCGCCATTGCGATGCTCGGTCCGGGCTTCGATATGGAGCTCGTGGAAGCGCACCACCGCCGCAAGGTCGATGCGCCGAGCGGTACCGCGTTGAAGCTCGCCTCCATCGCGCAGGCCGCAAGGGCCGGCACATCGCTCGTTCACGGGCGGCGTCCCGAAGTGCGCGAGGCGCGTTCGCCCGGCGACATCGGCATGCACGCCATCCGCGGGGGCGACGTCATCGGCGATCACACGCTGTATTTGCTCGGAGACGGCGAACGCCTCGAGCTCACCCACCGCGCCACGAACCGCGATCTCTTCGCCCGCGGCGCCTTGCGCGCGGCCAAGTGGCTCGCCACGCAGCCCCCCGGCCACTACGGCATGGAGCATCTCGTCGGCAGCGCGGTCCCCTAGGTCTGGGCTACCACGCCATATTCAAGTTCACGCTGCCGCCGCGCGGGCCCACGCTCGGCGCGACCTGCCATTTGCGTGCACTGCTCTTGCTCGCGGCGCTTTCCCGCGGCGCCTCTTTGCTGTGGTCCGTCAGAAGAAGGATCACGCCGGTGCCCACCAAGGCCACCCCGGCGCCGATGCCGATGAACTCCAGGGTGCGCGCTGTCTTCGCATCCTCGAGCTTGTCGCACTGAGGCCTTCGCGGATTGCAGAAGTCCGCCGGGGCGCCGGGCGCTGCGGCGTCGTCCTTGTTGTCCGACTGGAGCGAGAGAAAGCGCACGCCCTCGACCGCACCGAAGATTCCGGCACCCGCGCCCAGGCCGATGAGCGACCAGCCGATCACCGTGCGCGCCGACACGCCGCGCGACGGGGGCGGCTTCGGCTCTTCTTCCTTCTTCTTCTCGATCACCGGCTCTTTCGGGCGCGCGACCACCGGCGGCGGCGGCCGCTCGCCGAGCAGCTTTTCCAGCAGACGATCGGCCACGGCCTGCAGCTTGGGATCCTTGGCGTCGGTCAGCGTGTCCGGGTACGTCTCGTTGGCCACGATTTCGCGGTCGCCGCGCACCCACAGGTGCACTTCCGCCGTGACCTCGCGCGGGCTGGTGCGATTCACCCAGCCGTACATCACGCGATCGGCCTTGAACTCGTCGCCCATGCGTTGGGTGCACGCCGTGTCGGGGCGCTGCGGGCACTTGAGCGCCGCCGTCACCATCGAGAGTGACGTGCTGACGCCGCCGAGCGTCCAATTCGACATCGCACGCACGCGGGTGCGAAGCGTCGTGGTGAGCGCCTCGACCTGATCGTCGGCATTGTCCGAATCGAACCCCAGAACGTGCACCGTGCGCACAGTGGTCGCAGATCCCGATGCGGCCGGCGGGGGCGCGGGCCTCACCTGCGGTGCGGGCTGCGTGGTCGCAGGTCCCAAGGGTGTCTGCGCCGACGCCGTTGCAGGCAACGCGAGTCCGAGGAGCAAAGCGAAAGGGGCGAGGGAGCGGCGTGTGGGGTTCAAGGACCGTAACTTTGCATCAGAAGGGGGCCAAAACTGCATCAGAAAACGACGCGTACGTCGAAACCGGCGCGCATACCGCCTTCGCGGGGCGCAAAGTGCGGCAAAAATTGCAGGCTCGCTCGACGCGGCGGGCGCGGTGCTCGGGCGGATGTGGGCGCGTCCTTTTTCGTGGAGGTATCGGTGAGAAGCAAGTACGTCCCCACGCCGATGCTGACCGCGGCCACGGCACCGCCCACGAGTCCGAGCAGCGAGGCGGTCTTCGCCGAATCGTAGTTGTCACAGATGCCCTGCGCGGCCCCCGCATCGGAGCCCGCCCACGGCGCCGGCTCACCGCGGCCCGCTTGGCAGATGGCTTCCTTGCTCGGCTTCTGCCCGTCGATCTGATGGGCGTCGCGAAAGTCTTCCGTCTCTGACTTCAGGCTCAGGAAGTGGACACCTTCGTAGATCGCGAAGCCCCCCGCCACCGCGCCCACGCCCACGAGCGCCCAACCCGCAATGGCCCGCGTGTTCGAGCCGCCGCCTTCCGTGGAGCTCGGCGCCGTCTCGCTTTCGACGGCAAGCGGCACGACGACGTCGGCATCGACGCCTCCGACCACGGTGACCTCTTTGCGTGCCGTCGCATACCCCGATGCGCGCACCTCGATGACATGGCGGCCCGCGGCCAGGTCCAAGCTCGCGCGTCCGTTCTCGAGGCGCCCTTTCTCGGTGCCATCGACCCAGACTTCGCCGTCCGCGCGCCCGGCGCGCAGCGTGATGGTCGCATTCTGCGGGGCCGTGCCGGTGAGGCGATCGACGATGCGTGCGGCCATGCGGCGCAGGTACTCGTCGTTCTGATCTTTCAGATTGTCGCTGAAGACTTCTTTGACCGACGCATCGGGCTTACCGCGCACGAAGAGATGGATCTCCGCCGTCAGCTGTCCGCGTGCGCTCGGCCCCATCTTCGAGACGTGCCCGTAGATGAAGCGGTCCGTCTTCAACTGATCGGCGATCTTCTGAAGGCATGTCGTGTCGGGTCGCGATGGGCAACGCAGGGCCGCGAGCAACATCCCGAGCGACGGTGACGTATCGGCCACCGGGCTCAATTTTTCGCGCGCTCGCGAGCGCAGCGCTACGCCGAGGGCTTCCGCTTGCTCGTCGGCATCCTCCGAGTCGAGCGGCAGCACGTGCAGCGGCAAGCCGCTCCGTGCCCCTTGCGCCTGCGCGCTGCGAGTAAAAAGCGATACGAAAACCAGGATCGTCGTCGCGAGAAGCCACACATAGGCTAGACGCATGCCCAAGAGATTATCCTGTGCGCATCACCGGAGGTAGCCATCGTTCGCGTTCGCTTCGCGCCCCAAAGGGGGATCGCACACGCCCCACCTCCGATCGCGTGCGCGAGGCGTTGTTCTCCATCTTGAGAGATGTCTCGGGCGACCGCGTGTTGGACCTTTACGCTGGCACCGGTGCGCTGGCACTCGAGGCGCTCTCGCGCGGTGCCGAGCATGCGACGTTCGTGGAGCAGGGACGCGATGCGCTTGCGGCGTTGCGGTTCAACATCGAGCAGCTCGATGTCGGGGCGCAGACGACAGTGTTGCCGATGTCGGTCGAACGCGCAGCTGGTACGCTGGTGCGCACACCGGAGGGGGAACGCTACACATTGGTGTTCGCCGACCCGCCATACAAACTGATCCAGGGTGGGGAATTTGTGCAGAGCTTCACGCCGATTGTACACTCGGGCGGTCTTGCGTCAGACGCAACGGTGGTGGTCGAACACGCGAGTGCCGATCCGCCACCAAGCGTCAGCGATCTCGAGCTGCTCGAGTCACGGCGTTACGGCGACACCACCCTTAGCCTGTACCTCTACCGGAGCAGAATATGACATGTTGTCTCCCCGCAATCTCTAGAGCATGTATATTCGGCGCGCGGCGTCCAGCCGAGTGAGCCAACGGTCGATGAGCGCGAGCACACCCCCGCCGCCCACCCATGGGAACGGCAAGTATATCGCCTTAGGGCTTCTCTTCTTGTTCGGAATCGTTGGCCTCTTCGTGTGGAAGATGGTTCTCGACAAGCCCGCCCCCGCGGCCGTTGCGCCTCCGCCACCCGGAAGCGCCCCCCCCGCCACCACGTTCAGCCAATCCCAGGTGGACGAGGTGCCGCCGCCTCCTCCGCCCGAGCCCGATGCAGGTCCGCCGCGAAAAGTGGCGTCGACCAACAATTCGCTGGCCGGCTGCGAGGTGAAAACGTGCGCCGGTAGCATCACGTCCGATCTGGAGACGGCGCTGGCGTTTCGCGCCAAGCAGGCCCATCGCTGCTACGACCAGGCCCTCACGCAGGACAACACGCTTCAGGGCAAGGTGCAGATCACCCTGCGCATCGCCCCGAGCGGAGGCGTGTGCTCGGCCGGCGTGACCGCCAATGACATGGGCACCCCCGCCGTTGCGCAATGCGTTGCCGGGTACTTCAAGTCCACCGGGCACTTCCCCGCGCCCAAGGGCGGTTGCGTCGACACGGCGGTCCCCATCTCGTTCGTCCCCGGCGGCCGGTAGTCTCGTCTAGCCGCGTTCGTTACCCACCTCCCCGCCCGAGCGGGCGACATCCAACCGGGTGCTATGGCCGACGAGGATCCGAAGAAGCGAGGGAGCAGTGCACCCCCGAGTTCGCGGCCCTCGCGGCCAAGCGAAGTTCCGCCATCGTCCCGAACGGGTGCGCCAGCCCGTTCGACGCGACCGCCGCAGCTCTCCACGGCGTTTCGATTGTCGGGCATCGACTTCGACCTGATGGGGGCCGCGCGGCGCATCCTCGAGGGCGCGCTCGGCGTCGTTCCCGGCGAGCGCGTGGTGGTTCTCGTGGATCGCGCGCGGCGGGACATCGGTCTTTCGCTGGCCGATGCGGCCCGGAACATCGGGGCGCGGGCCGCGATTTTCTCGCTGGAGGAATACGGCGACCGCCCCATGCGGCACATCCCGTCGTCGCTTCAGGAGGCTCTGACCGACGCCCAGGCGAGCGTCTTCCTGGCGGGCTTCGACGACGGTGAGATGGCCCTGCGCTACGAGCTTCTCGCGCGCGTGCGCCATCTCAATTTGCGCCACGCGCACATGGTTGGCATCTCGCGGAAGTCCATGATTGGCGGCTTTTCCGTGGACCCCTCGCGCATCCTGGATGCGACGCGGGCGGTGCGGATGCGGCTGCGGCCCGAGTCGGTGCTGCGCGTGCGCAGCGTGGCCGGGAGCGATCTGGAGGTGCGGTGCGCGCCCTCGCTCCGCTGGGCGGAGTTCGTCGGGGTGCTGCGCCCGGGGCGCTGGGAGCATCTTCCGTCGGGCAGCCTGGTGACGAGTCCCTCATCGGTTTCTGGCGTGTTCGTGGCCGATGCTTCCATCGGCACCGAGGCCGGGGCCAACGTCGGGCTGCTCGACAAGGCGCCGGTGCGCTTCGAAATCGACCAAGGCCTCTGCCGCGCCGTGCGCTGCGACGACCGCTCGCTGGACCGACACCTCATGGATTTCATGCGCCGCGAGGCCAGCCTGGACCGAGTGGGGCTGGCCATTTTGGGCACGAACATCGGCATCCATGCGGCCACCGGCGAGGTCACCTCGGACCAGAATTTGCCAGGGATTCACTTGGGATTCGGCGCCACGTACCCCGAGCACACGGGCGCGACGTGGAGTGGGAGGGCCCAGATCACGGCGGCCGCGAGCACGTCGGATGTCGACCTCGACGGTGTGCCCCTGGTCCGCTCGGGGCGTTTGCTCGTGTAAAGTCTCGGGAACGACATGTCCGAGCATCCCGGTGGTGTACTTCTCAAGGTGGCCTACGACGGCACGCATTTCCGGGGTTGGGCCGCACAAAAGGGCGGGGAGCGCACCATCGAGGAGACGCTCAAGGGGGCCATCATGGCGGTCGATGCCCGTGCGAGTGCCCCGCGCGGAACGAGCCGCACCGACAGCGGCGTCCACGCCGAGGCGCAGATGGTGGCCTTCGACGCGACCTTGCCCTTGCCGCCGCGCGGCTGGGTGCTCGCGATCAACCAGCATTTGCCCGATGACGTGTGCGTCCGCGCCGCGCGGCTGATCCCGCCCGGGTACGTGCCGAGGTTTGCCGCGAAGGGAAAGCGCTATCGCTACCGGCTCGTGCTCGACCGCATCCGCGACCCGCTGGTGATGCACCGGGCGTGGCGCATCGGCTTCGAGCTGGACCTCGACAAGCTGCGCCGCGAGGCGCAGTCCATCGTGGGGACACACGACTTCGCAGCCTTTCGCTCGGCCCACGACGAGCGGCAGGAAACGGTGCGCACGGTG encodes:
- the dapA gene encoding 4-hydroxy-tetrahydrodipicolinate synthase, with translation MATIELSGTYTAVITPFKDDEEQSIDWAAYDELIEAQIAGGVQGLVPCGTTGESPTLSHHEHEQVIARTVQRARGRAQVIAGVGSNSTREAIDLARAAERAGVDVVMGVVPYYNKPTQEGLRRHFLALAKAVSVPLIIYNIPSRTGIDLSADTMVRIASEASNVIGAKEATGNVLRTQELARRLGPRFAILSGDDALTLPIIAAGGRGVISVTSNVLPREVAQATSLALSGDLARARAAHLALLPVHESMFIEANPGPVKAALAARGKIKEVVRSPLAPVGESTRATVVATIDAYLRESAA
- the dapB gene encoding 4-hydroxy-tetrahydrodipicolinate reductase, which produces MTSAPRTRVAIVGSAGKMGQTLVRLANEDPECELVAVLDQGDAMSALAAFPGAVAIEFSSPAGTRALAEIAPSAGVSIVSGTTGLDDVAVRALDAASRTVPVFTAANMSIGVHVLGVLIERAIAMLGPGFDMELVEAHHRRKVDAPSGTALKLASIAQAARAGTSLVHGRRPEVREARSPGDIGMHAIRGGDVIGDHTLYLLGDGERLELTHRATNRDLFARGALRAAKWLATQPPGHYGMEHLVGSAVP
- a CDS encoding PEGA domain-containing protein, whose translation is MRLAYVWLLATTILVFVSLFTRSAQAQGARSGLPLHVLPLDSEDADEQAEALGVALRSRAREKLSPVADTSPSLGMLLAALRCPSRPDTTCLQKIADQLKTDRFIYGHVSKMGPSARGQLTAEIHLFVRGKPDASVKEVFSDNLKDQNDEYLRRMAARIVDRLTGTAPQNATITLRAGRADGEVWVDGTEKGRLENGRASLDLAAGRHVIEVRASGYATARKEVTVVGGVDADVVVPLAVESETAPSSTEGGGSNTRAIAGWALVGVGAVAGGFAIYEGVHFLSLKSETEDFRDAHQIDGQKPSKEAICQAGRGEPAPWAGSDAGAAQGICDNYDSAKTASLLGLVGGAVAAVSIGVGTYLLLTDTSTKKDAPTSARAPRPPRRASLQFLPHFAPREGGMRAGFDVRVVF
- the rsmD gene encoding 16S rRNA (guanine(966)-N(2))-methyltransferase RsmD, whose translation is MRITGGSHRSRSLRAPKGDRTRPTSDRVREALFSILRDVSGDRVLDLYAGTGALALEALSRGAEHATFVEQGRDALAALRFNIEQLDVGAQTTVLPMSVERAAGTLVRTPEGERYTLVFADPPYKLIQGGEFVQSFTPIVHSGGLASDATVVVEHASADPPPSVSDLELLESRRYGDTTLSLYLYRSRI
- a CDS encoding AgmX/PglI C-terminal domain-containing protein — encoded protein: MSASTPPPPTHGNGKYIALGLLFLFGIVGLFVWKMVLDKPAPAAVAPPPPGSAPPATTFSQSQVDEVPPPPPPEPDAGPPRKVASTNNSLAGCEVKTCAGSITSDLETALAFRAKQAHRCYDQALTQDNTLQGKVQITLRIAPSGGVCSAGVTANDMGTPAVAQCVAGYFKSTGHFPAPKGGCVDTAVPISFVPGGR
- the truA gene encoding tRNA pseudouridine(38-40) synthase TruA: MSEHPGGVLLKVAYDGTHFRGWAAQKGGERTIEETLKGAIMAVDARASAPRGTSRTDSGVHAEAQMVAFDATLPLPPRGWVLAINQHLPDDVCVRAARLIPPGYVPRFAAKGKRYRYRLVLDRIRDPLVMHRAWRIGFELDLDKLRREAQSIVGTHDFAAFRSAHDERQETVRTVTRVAIEPDDLHGLDLHGRILSIVIEGNAFLHNMVRILVGTLVDVARGQLPEGTIARALEGRDRRLSGATAPGHGLTLESIDLLLPSEMVGEPWPQ